One Melanotaenia boesemani isolate fMelBoe1 chromosome 8, fMelBoe1.pri, whole genome shotgun sequence DNA segment encodes these proteins:
- the LOC121645142 gene encoding gastrula zinc finger protein XlCGF17.1-like: MVEDSGPTTCADTQPEKSCLTETNENVGESFLLESHCNERDEKQHSCKFCGEQFKTKSKLSVHLRNHTGERPYSCQTCGKCFGRNTHLVYHMRIHTGEKPYSCPTCGKCFSQNTHLVYHMRIHTGVKPFFCPTCGKCFSCQSTLVRHMRIHTGERPYSCPTCGKCFSRNTHLVYHMRIHTGVKPFFCPTCGKCFSRQSTLVRHMRIHTGERPYSCPTCGKCFNRNDNLKYHMSSNRGCQKTPSRFVNLKSLERQKTAHRDEKQLSCKFCGKRFKIKSRLIVHVRTHVGQKPFFCQTCGKSFSQNCYLLSHMRIHTGERPYSCTTCGKCFTQKKHLVNHMTIHSGVKPFFCPTCGKCFGRRDALMSHMKIHKG, from the coding sequence ATGGTTGAAGATTCAGGACCAACAACTTGTGCAGATACACAGCCAGAAAAGAGCTGTCTAACGGAGACAAATGAGAACGTAGGAGAGTCCTTTCTGTTAGAAAGTCATTGTAATGAAAGAGATGAGAAACAACATTCCTGCAAGTTCTGTGGGGAACAGTTTAAAACTAAAAGTAAGTTAAGTGTTCATCTAAGAAATCACACAGGTGAGAGACCGTACTCTTGTCAAACCTGTGGGAAATGTTTCGGTCGAAATACTCATTTGGTGtaccacatgagaattcacacaggtgagaagccgtattcttgtccaacatgtggaaaatgtttcagtcaaaatactcatttggtgtaccacatgagaattcacacaggtgtgaagccatttttttgtccaacatgtggaaaatgttttagttgCCAGAGTACTTTGGTACGCCatatgagaattcacacaggtgagaggccgtattcttgtccaacatgtggaaaatgtttcagtcgaAATACTCATTTGGTGtaccacatgagaattcacacaggtgtgaagccatttttttgtccaacatgtggaaaatgttttagtcGCCAAAGTACTTTGGTACGCCatatgagaattcacacaggtgagaggccgtattcttgtccaacatgtggaaaatgtttcaatcGAAATGATAATTTAAAGTACCACATGAGCTCTAACAGAGGATGTCAAAAGACACCTTCTAGATTTGTTAACCTAAAATCCcttgaaagacaaaaaacagcCCACAGAGATGAGAAACAACTTTCCTGCAAATTCTGTGGGAAacgatttaaaattaaaagtcgGTTAATCGTTCATGTAAGAACTCATGTAGGTCAGAAGCCATTTTTTtgtcaaacatgtgggaaaagtttCAGTCAAAATTGTTATTTGTTAAGTCACATGAGGattcacacaggtgagagaCCGTATTCTTGTACAACATGTGGTAAATGCTTTACTCAAAAAAAGCATTTGGTGAATCACATGACAATACACTCAGGTGTGAAGCCATTTTTttgtccaacatgtggaaaatgtttcggTCGCCGGGATGCTTTGATGAGCCACATGAAAATCCACAAAGGTTAA